From the Streptomyces sp. Tu 2975 genome, one window contains:
- a CDS encoding alpha/beta fold hydrolase, with protein sequence MKPHTHANAGQPVLTALTDHPHAPTRLLCIGPAGSTPAFYRPLAQRLPPNVDLHAVNLPGRGHLADQPPLTDPRQMPRIVADAIRHSDDDRPFALFGHSLGALLAYETARTLHRASCRPPVLLALSALPAVHNDSLVTMLTPLFLDSRQGLAHILGALPDDLPRDRRILKAAIPFVADLLMALQYRHLHEPPLDLPLAVYGGRDDPLVRTDDLDAWSDLVLQPVTVRLFPGTHTYPTHQAGALAERLVKDLHAARRYTTGRP encoded by the coding sequence GTGAAACCCCACACCCACGCGAACGCCGGTCAGCCCGTGCTCACGGCCCTCACGGACCATCCACACGCCCCCACACGGCTCTTGTGCATCGGACCGGCAGGCAGCACCCCCGCCTTCTACCGCCCGCTCGCACAACGCCTCCCGCCCAACGTCGACCTCCACGCGGTCAACCTGCCCGGCCGCGGGCACCTGGCCGACCAGCCGCCTCTCACCGACCCACGGCAGATGCCTCGGATCGTGGCCGATGCGATCCGCCACAGCGACGACGACCGGCCCTTCGCCCTGTTCGGTCACAGCCTCGGCGCTCTCCTCGCTTACGAGACCGCGCGCACGCTCCACCGCGCGAGCTGCCGCCCACCCGTGCTCCTGGCCCTTTCGGCGCTACCCGCTGTCCACAACGACAGCCTCGTCACGATGCTCACGCCCCTGTTCCTGGACAGCCGCCAGGGGCTGGCGCACATCCTGGGCGCCCTACCGGACGATCTCCCCCGCGACCGCCGCATCCTCAAGGCCGCCATCCCGTTCGTCGCGGACCTGCTCATGGCCCTTCAGTACCGCCACCTCCACGAGCCACCGCTCGACCTGCCCCTGGCCGTGTACGGCGGCCGCGACGATCCCCTGGTACGCACCGACGACTTGGACGCATGGAGCGATCTCGTCCTCCAGCCCGTCACTGTCAGACTTTTCCCCGGCACGCACACGTATCCCACCCACCAGGCCGGGGCGCTGGCCGAGCGGCTCGTCAAAGACCTCCACGCCGCTCGGCGCTACACAACAGGGCGACCATGA